A window of Roseiflexus castenholzii DSM 13941 genomic DNA:
GGGCGGGATCAGGGCCGATGGCAAGGTCTTAGGGGGGAGCAAACGCGCCGGGGCGCCCGCCCTGCATGGCGTCGAACTCGTCACCCATACCACGGGGATGGCGCTCGCCCAACGCGAGGCCGTCGGCGGCCCTGTTGGCGCTGCTCACGGAAGCGCCCTTGGACGGGCGCATGGTCAGTATGGATGCGGGCTTCCTGAATGCCGCCGTCACCCAAACCATTGTGCAGGAACACGGCAATTGCCTGGGCGGTGTCAAAGGCGATCAGGCTGAGTGCAGGCGCTCCTCGATGACCGGGTCGCCCCGCAGGTGCTTTTCCCCCCCGGACACGCCGCCAGCCCCGTTGCCGGTAGCGCTGGATCAGATTGCGCCACCCCGGCGGAAGCGCCAGCCGATCGGGTTCCGTCGTGAACTCCAACCCCGCCGGGCGCCGGATGCGCAGACGATCGAGCAATCGCGGGGGCGATTGGAGATCCGCGAGCTCTGGGTCGTGGATGCGGGAGACGTGGGGCCGTCTCTCATGACCGCATATGGGTGGCGGCAGGTCACACAGATTGGCGGGCTCCGACGCTGGTGTCGGCGGCGGCATGCGGACCTGTGGACGGTAGAGGAAGTGACGGTCGTCAGTAGTCGCCAACGCACGCCCGCACAGTTCCTGGCGAGCATCCGCAACCACTGGACGATCGAAAATCAAGTCCACCGACCACGGGATGGCAGCATGCAGGAAGATCGCTTGCACGGACGGGCCATTGGGGTCATCCTCGCCGTGTGCCGGAATGTGGTGATCAATCTCATCCGGCGACATCTTCCGGGTCGCTACATCCCAACCGCGCGCCACGCCATCACCACCGACCTCGGCATCGCATTACGCTGGATGCATCTTCCATTAAGGAACTGAGAAGCCCTCCCCACAGCCGAATGTGGCTTGACACGCCTATCCCGACATGCTATGCTGATGTTGTATCATCTCCGCACCGCACGAGAAACGTTCGTATCCGAAAGACATCATCGCGGCATCTGTCGCGCCATAGCGATTTTCCATCCCTGTCTGCTCCAATTATCAGAGCAGGTTGGCATTCTGTTTTCATTGTTGCGCACAAGGAGGTGTCTATGGTCGAAGCCGTGACCGCTGATTCTTCAGCCACACAGTTTCCCGTCTCTGTCGATGACGTAATGACCGTTCTCCGGCGTTGCTACGACCCGTGCTGCCAGGAGCGACAGGTCAGCGTGGTGGACATGGGGCTGATCGAGCAGGTGCGGGTGTCGGGCAGGCAGATTGATATCGATATCGTCCTGACCACCGGTTGGTGCCCCTTTTCCCTCCACCTCTTGCAGATGATGGAAGAAGAAGTCAAACGCATCCAGGGAGTCGAGGCGGTTAACGTCCAGATTACCTGGAATGTCCCCTGGTCTCCAGAGCGCCTGTCGGCAACGGCGCGCGAGCGGTTGCGTCTTCCGCTCGAGCAACTCCTCCCGTTGCGCGAAGCGCGCCTGGCGCGTGAGCAGCAGTTTCGTGAGTCGGACCGGTAGTGTCTCGGTGTTTTCAGGAGGTTCACCATGATTGACGATGCATTCGTCTTCGATGGCGTCTGTCACGTCTTCAACTTCGACAGGTCGAACGCCTTCGGAAAACCGGGGGAAATGTTCATCGAGCATCTGTATGCCTTTCATCAGGTGCTCAACGCTCCCGGCGAGAAGACGCTCACGCGCGAAGAGTATATGCGCGAATGGACGGTCGACGAGATCGCGCGCATGGTCTTTGATGAAAGTCCCACCGATATGATCGTTGCGCAACCGCTGCCGCTCACCGATCTGTTCAAAGATGGGTTGTCGAGCTGGGAAAAGTGCGCCGCTATGGCGCGCAAATACCCGGATCGGGCGATCTTCTGGGGGTCGATCAATCCGCTCGAAGGGAAGAAGGCGCTCGATCTGATGGAGATTCAGGTCAAAGAGTATGGCGCCAGGGCGTTCAAACTTTACAATGTGCGCTATGACTATGGACAACCGTTCCCGTGGCGGATGGACGACCCACGGGTTGCGTTTCCGGTTTTCGAGAAGGCGCTGGAACTGGGTGTGAATCTGATCGGCGTCCACAAAGGCGTACCGCTCGGTCCGCAGCCGGTCGAGCACACCCAGGCGTGGGATATGGACGGTGCAGCCGCCAACTTCCCCGAGATCAATTTCGTCATTTTTCACGTTGGGCTGCCGTTCATCGACGAGATCTGCTGGCAACTGGTGCGCTACCCGAACCTCTACGCCTCGATTGCAGCAACGGTCAATTTCGTTGTGCGTTCGCCGCGCGTCTTTGCCGAAACCATGGCGAAACTCCTCTTCTGGTGCGGCGAAGACAAGATCATCTATGGTGGCGAGACGCCAATCTGGCATCCACGCGGCGCGCTGAAGGCGTTCTGGGGGTTTGAGCTGCCGGAGGATATTGTTCAGGGCTATGGATGCGGTCAGCTGACGAAGGAAGCCAAGAAGAAAATCCTGGGCTTGAACCTGGCGCGACTCCATGGCATCGATGTTGAAGAGAAGAAGCGCAGCCTGGGAGTGGCGGCGTAGGCGCTGGCGCGCTACGCGCTTCCCACAGCGACGGTCACCTCTGTTTGACAGACGCTCCAGACCGTCGTATCATTTGTAGAACAACCGATAGCGCCGCGCGCGGCGCAGCTAGGGGAGCCAGGTGAGCCTGGCTGAGAGTGCGGCCCGACGATGCCGCTGACCCTTTGAACCTGACCTGGGTTATGCCAGCGTAGGGAATGCCTGAGGTGGTCCGTCAACCGCCGCTCCCTACTTCTGGGGGCGGCGGTTTTGTGTCAGGAGAACGCTATGCCGCCGATAACCGTCAGTTTTGAGGTGCTACCGGGAGGATTGCCGGACAAAGCCGCAACCTACGCCGCCGTCGATGCTGCCATCGCTGTGGTCGCCGCAAGCGGTCTGCCCTATCGCGTTGGTCCGATGGAAACGACGATCGAGGGGGAGTACGATGCCATAATGGCCGTGATCAAACAGGCGCAGGAAGCAGTGCTCCACGCGGGAGCGACTCGGGTCTTTACGCTGATCAAGGTCGATTATGACCCGTGCGGGTCTACGATTGCCGAAAAGTTGGCGAAGTATGCGGAGTGAGCAGGCGCACCATCTTGTTCAAGAACCGTCGTCTGCCGGGAGGATCGGCAGAGTGCGGCAGCGCGTTGCGCAGTTCCTTCCGCCTGTTGCGCTCTTGGGCGCACTCGTCGGAGCGTGGGAACTCCTGGTGTGGCAATTGGCGCTGCCGGTGTGGCTCCTGCCGACGCCGTCGCGCATTCTGTCCACCCTGATGAGCAACCTGCCCGTGCTGGGCGAGCACGTTGCGGCAACTCTCTCGGTGACCTTCCCTGGTTTTGGTCTGGCATTAGTGAGCGGTTTCGCGTTGGGCGTGCTGATCGATGCGTCGCCGCTTCTGCGGCGCGCCCTCTATCCGTTACTGGTCACGTCGCAGACGATCCCGATCGTGGCGATTGCGCCACTGCTCGTTGTTGGGTTCGGGTTTGGCATGCTGCCCAAGGTGCTGGTCGTTGCGCTGGTAACGTTCTTCCCTATCGTGGTCAACACCGCCGACGGGCTTCAGGCGGCAGACCGCGACCAGCGCCGGTTGTTGGAGGCGATGGGGGCGAATTACTGGCAATTGCTGCGCCTGCTGCGGTTGCCGGCCGCGCTCCCTTCGATCTTTACCGGTATTAAGGTTGCCGTCACCTACAGCATCATTGGCGCGGTTCTGGCTGAATGGATCGGCGCCAGCGCCGGGCTTGGCGTCTACATCGCGCGTTCGCTGCGCGCCTTTCGCACCGATCAGGTCTTTGTAGCGGCGCTGACGACCTCGCTGCTGACAATCGGATTGTTTGCGCTCGTGACGTTGCTGGAGCGCTGGATCATCTCCTGGAGGGACGAACTATGAAACGAACATTTATTGTGGCGCTGGCAGCGTTCATCCTCGCTGCCTGTGGCGGCGCCGTGCCATCGGCGCCGGTGAAGGAATTGGCGTCGGTGCGCGTTGGGCTTGACTGGACGCCCAACACCAACCACACCGGCTTGTACGTTGCGCGCGACAAAGGGTACTACCAGGAGCAGGGGCTGGATGTCGAGATTCTTGGCGCCCAAGAGGGCGGTGCAGTCGAACAACTGGTCGCAACAGGCAAACTCGATTTCGGAATCTCTTTCCAGGAAGCCGTTACCTATGCACGGGTCGAAGGAGTCCCGGTTGTGTCGATTGCTGCAATCATTCAGCACAATACC
This region includes:
- a CDS encoding transposase, translated to MASNSSPIPRGWRSPNARPSAALLALLTEAPLDGRMVSMDAGFLNAAVTQTIVQEHGNCLGGVKGDQAECRRSSMTGSPRRCFSPPDTPPAPLPVALDQIAPPRRKRQPIGFRRELQPRRAPDAQTIEQSRGRLEIRELWVVDAGDVGPSLMTAYGWRQVTQIGGLRRWCRRRHADLWTVEEVTVVSSRQRTPAQFLASIRNHWTIENQVHRPRDGSMQEDRLHGRAIGVILAVCRNVVINLIRRHLPGRYIPTARHAITTDLGIALRWMHLPLRN
- a CDS encoding metal-sulfur cluster assembly factor, producing MVEAVTADSSATQFPVSVDDVMTVLRRCYDPCCQERQVSVVDMGLIEQVRVSGRQIDIDIVLTTGWCPFSLHLLQMMEEEVKRIQGVEAVNVQITWNVPWSPERLSATARERLRLPLEQLLPLREARLAREQQFRESDR
- a CDS encoding amidohydrolase family protein, with the translated sequence MIDDAFVFDGVCHVFNFDRSNAFGKPGEMFIEHLYAFHQVLNAPGEKTLTREEYMREWTVDEIARMVFDESPTDMIVAQPLPLTDLFKDGLSSWEKCAAMARKYPDRAIFWGSINPLEGKKALDLMEIQVKEYGARAFKLYNVRYDYGQPFPWRMDDPRVAFPVFEKALELGVNLIGVHKGVPLGPQPVEHTQAWDMDGAAANFPEINFVIFHVGLPFIDEICWQLVRYPNLYASIAATVNFVVRSPRVFAETMAKLLFWCGEDKIIYGGETPIWHPRGALKAFWGFELPEDIVQGYGCGQLTKEAKKKILGLNLARLHGIDVEEKKRSLGVAA
- a CDS encoding thiamine-binding protein gives rise to the protein MPPITVSFEVLPGGLPDKAATYAAVDAAIAVVAASGLPYRVGPMETTIEGEYDAIMAVIKQAQEAVLHAGATRVFTLIKVDYDPCGSTIAEKLAKYAE
- a CDS encoding ABC transporter permease, with product MRQRVAQFLPPVALLGALVGAWELLVWQLALPVWLLPTPSRILSTLMSNLPVLGEHVAATLSVTFPGFGLALVSGFALGVLIDASPLLRRALYPLLVTSQTIPIVAIAPLLVVGFGFGMLPKVLVVALVTFFPIVVNTADGLQAADRDQRRLLEAMGANYWQLLRLLRLPAALPSIFTGIKVAVTYSIIGAVLAEWIGASAGLGVYIARSLRAFRTDQVFVAALTTSLLTIGLFALVTLLERWIISWRDEL